CGGGCTGGCCGGGGAGCGCGACGACCGCGACAAGGTGCTCGCGCCGCTCGGGCCGGAGCTGGAACGGCCGGGCGTCCCCGCGGAGCGCCGGCGGGTCCTGGAGCTGCTCGGGACGCTCGCGCCCGGCACCGGCCCCCCCCCCCCCCCCGGGGGGGNNNNNNNNNNCCCCCCCCCCCCCCCCCCCCCCCCCCCCCCCCCCCCCCCCCCCCCCCGCGACTGGTCTGGTCGGCGCCCCGGCGCGGCGGACGGCTGCGCGACCTCGTGCACCGCTGGACGCTCGAGGAGGCCGAGACACTCGGCCTGACCGGGCGCGGCGGCCTGTCGGCACCGGCGCGTGCACTGCTGACGGGCGACCAGAGCTCCGCCGGGCGGCTGCTCGCCGACCGGTTGCCCGACCCACTGGACTCCGTGCTGGTGCAGCCGGACCTGACCGTCGTCGCCCCCGGACCGCTGGAGCGGCAGCTGGCGCGTGAGCTGGCGTTGGTCGCCGACGTCGAGTCCACCGGCGGCGCGACCGTCTACCGCGTCACCGACGCCTCCGTACGGCGGGCGCTGGACGCCGGCCGCAGCGCCAGCGACCTGCACGAGCTGTTCCGGACCCGTTCGCGCACGTCTGTCCCGCAGTCGCTGACCTACCTGGTGGACGACGTGGCGCGACGACACGGCCGGATGCGGGTCGGCGTCGCGAGCAGCTACGTCCGCTGCGACGACGAGACGCTGCTGTCGGAGGTGCTGGCCGCCAAGCGGGTCGGCCCGCTGCGGCTGCGCCGGCTGGCGCCGACGGTGCTTGTGAGCAGCTCGCCGGTCGACATGGTGCTGGAGCTGCTGCGGTCCGCCGGCTACGCCCCGGCGGCAGAGGCACCGGACGGCGCACTGCTGCTCGCCCGGCCCGAGTCGCGGCGCACCGCCGTCCGCCCGCGGCCGCACCGCCACCACGAGGGCGGGCTGGACGCCGCCCAGGCTGCGCTCGCGGTCACCGCGCTACGGGCCGGCGACCTCGCGGCGCGGGCGGCCCGCCGGGCACCGGTCACCACGACCCACTCGTCGACCGCCGACACGCTGGCCTTCCTGCAGGCCGCGGCGCGCGAGCGCCGCCAGGTGTGGCTGGGCTACGTCGATGCGCAGGGCCGCGCCACGTCCCGCGTCGTCGAGCCACGGGGCGTGCAGG
The Mycobacteriales bacterium genome window above contains:
- a CDS encoding helicase C-terminal domain-containing protein translates to MHRWTLEEAETLGLTGRGGLSAPARALLTGDQSSAGRLLADRLPDPLDSVLVQPDLTVVAPGPLERQLARELALVADVESTGGATVYRVTDASVRRALDAGRSASDLHELFRTRSRTSVPQSLTYLVDDVARRHGRMRVGVASSYVRCDDETLLSEVLAAKRVGPLRLRRLAPTVLVSSSPVDMVLELLRSAGYAPAAEAPDGALLLARPESRRTAVRPRPHRHHEGGLDAAQAALAVTALRAGDLAARAARRAPVTTTHSSTADTLAFLQAAARERRQVWLGYVDAQGRATSRVVEPRGVQGGFVTAWDHVRQEDRTFALHRVTGVADVG